The proteins below are encoded in one region of Paraburkholderia phenazinium:
- a CDS encoding glycosyltransferase family 9 protein translates to MMTIARNLQQNGIAVTIFGRQIQSLGAWFPEVETLDDLSVADLTAKLSGFDRVIQMHRNKPFVGLEQYHPRVSFLDHICRVRSSESMADRLAKFCVDEFGLAGADKSNGMTPPPGLQHRKYPLRVAIHPTASTADKCWLPSRFIRLAIRLRELGFSPEFVVAPQERADWLHIERLGLKLPDLGSLDNVATWVYESGWFIGNDSGIGHLASSLHIPTLSLFMRRGIARTWRPDWGTGQVLIGSTYLPTGFLKERYWKYMLSVRQVSRAFEQLRASLSFA, encoded by the coding sequence ATGATGACGATCGCGCGAAATCTTCAGCAAAACGGCATCGCCGTGACCATTTTCGGCCGGCAGATCCAGTCGCTGGGCGCGTGGTTTCCCGAAGTCGAAACTCTCGATGACCTCTCGGTCGCGGACCTGACAGCAAAGCTTTCCGGGTTCGACCGGGTGATCCAGATGCACAGGAACAAGCCGTTCGTGGGCCTCGAGCAATATCACCCGCGGGTTAGTTTCCTCGATCACATCTGCCGGGTGCGGTCCTCCGAATCCATGGCCGACCGGCTGGCGAAGTTTTGCGTCGACGAGTTTGGCCTTGCGGGCGCCGACAAGAGCAACGGCATGACGCCGCCGCCAGGACTGCAACACCGGAAATACCCGCTGCGCGTGGCGATTCATCCCACCGCCAGCACCGCCGACAAATGCTGGCTACCGTCGCGCTTTATCAGACTCGCGATCCGGCTGCGCGAACTGGGCTTTAGCCCTGAATTCGTCGTAGCGCCCCAGGAGCGCGCGGACTGGCTCCATATCGAACGCCTCGGCCTCAAGCTGCCCGATCTCGGTTCGCTCGATAACGTCGCCACCTGGGTCTACGAGTCCGGCTGGTTCATCGGCAACGACTCGGGCATCGGCCATTTGGCCTCCAGCCTGCACATTCCCACCTTGTCGCTGTTCATGCGCCGCGGCATTGCGCGGACCTGGCGGCCGGACTGGGGGACAGGGCAGGTACTGATAGGCAGCACCTACCTGCCAACCGGATTCCTGAAAGAGCGGTACTGGAAATACATGTTGTCGGTCAGGCAGGTCTCCCGCGCATTCGAGCAACTGCGCGCCAGCTTAAGCTTCGCATGA
- a CDS encoding DUF3311 domain-containing protein: MKTTAPAGRSWLWLILLIPYIALLWLPFYNDTHPSFAGFPFFYWYQFLWVPLTSLLIYVVYRGLK; this comes from the coding sequence TTGAAAACTACTGCTCCGGCCGGCCGCTCCTGGCTATGGCTCATCCTGCTGATACCGTATATCGCGCTTCTCTGGCTGCCGTTCTATAACGACACGCATCCGTCGTTCGCCGGCTTCCCGTTCTTCTACTGGTATCAGTTCCTGTGGGTGCCGCTCACCTCCCTGCTGATCTACGTTGTCTACAGGGGGCTCAAATGA
- the mctP gene encoding monocarboxylate uptake permease MctP encodes MSDAIPVNPVAMAVFIFFFLLVTVVGFFAARWKRGDLTQLHEWGLGGRQFGVIISWFLVGGDFYTAYTVIAVPALVYSVGAYGFFALPYTIIVYPFVFAVMPKLWQIAHTKNHITAADYVQGEYGGKWFPGAVALTGIVATMPYIALQLVGMQVVIKGLGVTGEMPLIVAFVILALYTYTSGLRAPAMIAFVKDIMIYIVVIAAVWLIPAKLGGYAHVFDAADTYFKAKGGATGIILKPTQFTAYASLALGSALAAFMYPHTMTAVLSSSSAATVRKNAIFLPAYTLLLGLIALLGYMAIAAGVHVKSASDVVPTLFGTLFPSWFVGFAAAAIAISALVPAAIMSIGAANLFTRNLWRPIVSPDMSSSAEASTAKIVSLAVKFGALLFIVFLPTQYAIDLQLLGGVWILQIFPAIVFSLYTRRLNTPGLFLGWLVGIVLGSGMAISQGLKPVFALHLGDATYPLYIGLIALAANIVVTFVVSLVTPKRASVSA; translated from the coding sequence ATGAGCGATGCGATTCCAGTCAATCCGGTCGCCATGGCCGTTTTCATTTTCTTCTTCCTGCTGGTCACCGTCGTGGGCTTTTTCGCGGCGCGCTGGAAGCGCGGCGACCTCACGCAGTTGCATGAGTGGGGGCTTGGAGGACGGCAGTTCGGCGTGATCATTTCGTGGTTCCTGGTGGGTGGCGATTTCTACACCGCCTACACGGTGATCGCCGTGCCGGCACTCGTGTATTCGGTCGGTGCGTATGGCTTCTTTGCATTGCCCTATACCATCATCGTCTATCCGTTCGTGTTTGCCGTGATGCCGAAGCTCTGGCAGATCGCCCATACGAAGAATCACATCACCGCGGCCGATTACGTGCAGGGCGAGTACGGTGGCAAGTGGTTCCCGGGTGCGGTGGCGCTGACGGGCATTGTTGCGACCATGCCGTATATCGCACTGCAGCTGGTGGGCATGCAGGTGGTGATCAAGGGTCTGGGCGTCACCGGCGAAATGCCGCTGATCGTCGCCTTCGTGATCCTTGCGCTCTACACCTACACCAGCGGCCTGAGGGCGCCGGCGATGATCGCGTTCGTCAAGGACATCATGATCTATATCGTCGTGATCGCGGCCGTGTGGCTGATTCCGGCGAAACTCGGCGGCTACGCGCACGTGTTCGATGCGGCGGATACGTATTTCAAGGCCAAGGGCGGTGCGACCGGCATCATCCTCAAGCCGACGCAGTTCACCGCGTATGCCTCGCTCGCGCTGGGCTCGGCACTGGCGGCGTTCATGTATCCGCATACGATGACGGCGGTGTTGTCGTCGTCTTCCGCCGCGACGGTGCGCAAGAATGCGATTTTCCTGCCGGCCTATACGCTGCTGCTTGGCCTGATCGCGCTGCTCGGCTATATGGCGATCGCGGCCGGCGTGCATGTGAAGTCGGCTTCAGACGTTGTGCCGACATTGTTCGGCACGCTGTTCCCGTCGTGGTTCGTCGGCTTCGCGGCCGCGGCGATTGCGATCAGCGCGCTGGTGCCAGCGGCGATCATGTCGATTGGTGCGGCGAACCTGTTCACGCGCAACCTGTGGCGTCCGATCGTGTCGCCGGACATGTCGTCCAGCGCGGAAGCCTCAACTGCGAAGATCGTCTCGTTAGCGGTGAAGTTCGGTGCGCTGCTGTTTATCGTGTTCCTGCCCACGCAGTACGCGATCGATCTGCAGCTGCTCGGCGGCGTATGGATCCTGCAGATTTTCCCGGCCATCGTGTTTTCGCTGTACACGCGCCGCCTGAATACGCCCGGTCTGTTCCTCGGCTGGCTGGTGGGAATCGTGCTGGGTAGCGGGATGGCGATTTCGCAGGGGTTGAAGCCGGTATTTGCGCTGCATCTCGGTGATGCAACCTATCCGCTGTATATCGGCCTGATCGCGCTGGCAGCGAATATTGTCGTGACGTTTGTGGTGTCGTTGGTGACGCCCAAGCGGGCGAGCGTCAGCGCTTAA
- a CDS encoding SRPBCC domain-containing protein, whose translation MRLARRFALAVLGIVCAGVLALLFLHHDGSIETDIWIDSPPQTVWKVLAATADYPRWNPEISRLDGELVEGKVIEFAEGSGQDAMVFRPTVLTVRPGQELRWKGALWVPGLFDGEHRFQLEASGNRTHFIQSEQFTGILVGKLSDDALKDTAESMKAMNAALKTRVEALNAK comes from the coding sequence TTGAGACTAGCCAGGCGTTTTGCGCTCGCTGTACTCGGCATCGTCTGTGCGGGCGTGCTTGCGCTTCTCTTCCTGCATCACGACGGCTCGATAGAGACCGACATCTGGATCGACAGTCCGCCGCAGACGGTCTGGAAGGTGCTTGCCGCGACGGCCGATTATCCGCGCTGGAATCCGGAGATCTCGCGGCTCGACGGTGAGCTGGTTGAAGGCAAGGTGATCGAGTTTGCCGAAGGATCGGGTCAGGATGCGATGGTGTTCCGCCCGACCGTGCTGACGGTTCGTCCCGGGCAGGAATTGCGCTGGAAAGGGGCGCTGTGGGTTCCGGGGCTCTTCGATGGGGAGCACCGGTTTCAACTCGAAGCGTCGGGCAACCGTACGCACTTTATTCAGAGCGAACAGTTCACGGGGATTCTCGTAGGAAAGCTGAGTGACGATGCCTTGAAGGATACGGCTGAGAGTATGAAGGCGATGAATGCCGCCTTGAAAACGCGTGTGGAAGCGTTGAATGCGAAGTAG
- a CDS encoding prolyl oligopeptidase family serine peptidase has translation MKQNKSFLAVTLAATLLAANGAAQAADGPPVAPVRPVTDTYFGTPVVDNYRYMENLKDPEVQSWMKGQAAYTRKVLDAIPGRASLAHSIESLMGNDLHRGEFMRRGDRIFYEVLEPGANLPKLAYRDGVNGEEHVLVDPAKLATDSAHHFALDWYSPSWDGRYVAYGISAGGSEKSVLHVIDLQTGNDLAEVIDRTSDCVVSWRKDNQSFFYLRYPKPGPDTPLSKTEYNAVTYIHVLGQNTNGDGDEAVFGRGVSPKLDVAEGQGTYVLLAPDSPYAVAVVNHNMDNNPNIFYVARLDQIHGADTPWKKIADTDDGVTDVQLRGDRLYLLSEKGASRFQILSLPAAHPDLATADVVVPQGTNVIDAFTLGSDAMYIGERAGGSFELKRVSFDGKDTQSIDLPFAGRVAGLTADPRQPGALFNLQGWVKAPREYAYDPKTNAATDTGLIPPSKTESDDIEAHDEFATSYDGTRIPVSIIAQKGVKRDGSHPTIVFGYGSYGLSMDPVYRPQWKAWVDHGGIVAVSHMRGGGEYGDTWHRAGQKLWKINTMLDFNASAQYMIDQHYTQSKYLGANSASAGGIVMGGAMEINPALFRVVMDDVGLSDALRFETEPNGPPNVPEMGSSSDETGFHGLYAMSAYAHIHDGTPYPAVIFTTGANDPRVSSWHMLKMAARMQAATSSGRPVLLRIDFDAGHGMGSSMSQRANLLADEWAFALWQMGEPGFQPKH, from the coding sequence ATGAAACAGAACAAGTCTTTTCTGGCTGTAACGCTTGCTGCTACCCTGCTCGCCGCCAACGGTGCGGCGCAGGCTGCCGATGGCCCGCCGGTGGCGCCCGTGCGCCCGGTCACCGATACCTACTTCGGTACGCCGGTGGTGGACAATTACCGCTACATGGAAAACCTGAAGGACCCGGAAGTCCAAAGCTGGATGAAAGGGCAGGCAGCTTACACCCGTAAGGTGCTGGACGCGATCCCCGGTCGCGCATCGCTTGCACATAGCATCGAATCGCTGATGGGCAACGATCTGCATCGCGGCGAATTCATGCGTCGCGGTGACCGGATCTTTTATGAGGTGCTGGAGCCGGGCGCCAATCTGCCCAAGCTCGCGTATCGCGACGGCGTGAACGGCGAGGAACACGTCCTCGTCGATCCGGCGAAGCTCGCCACGGACAGCGCGCATCACTTCGCGCTCGACTGGTATTCGCCATCGTGGGACGGTCGCTATGTCGCTTACGGCATCTCCGCCGGCGGCTCGGAAAAGAGCGTACTGCACGTGATCGATCTGCAGACCGGCAACGACCTCGCCGAAGTGATCGACCGCACGAGCGATTGCGTCGTTTCCTGGCGCAAGGACAACCAGTCGTTCTTCTATCTGCGCTATCCGAAACCCGGCCCGGACACGCCGCTCTCGAAGACCGAGTACAACGCGGTGACGTACATCCACGTGCTCGGCCAGAACACCAACGGCGATGGCGACGAGGCCGTGTTCGGCCGCGGCGTCTCGCCGAAGCTCGATGTTGCCGAAGGCCAGGGGACCTATGTGTTGCTGGCGCCGGATTCGCCGTACGCGGTCGCGGTGGTGAATCACAACATGGACAACAACCCGAACATCTTCTACGTTGCGCGGCTCGATCAGATCCATGGCGCGGATACGCCCTGGAAAAAGATTGCGGACACGGATGACGGCGTAACGGATGTGCAGCTGCGCGGCGATCGCCTGTATCTGCTGAGCGAGAAGGGCGCTTCGCGCTTCCAGATTCTGTCGCTGCCGGCGGCGCATCCGGATCTCGCAACGGCCGATGTAGTCGTGCCGCAAGGCACGAACGTGATCGACGCGTTCACGCTGGGTAGCGACGCGATGTATATCGGCGAGCGGGCGGGCGGCAGCTTCGAGTTGAAGCGCGTGTCGTTCGACGGCAAGGACACGCAGTCGATCGATCTGCCTTTCGCGGGCAGGGTAGCGGGCCTGACGGCCGATCCACGTCAGCCGGGTGCGCTGTTCAACCTGCAGGGCTGGGTCAAGGCGCCGCGTGAGTACGCCTACGATCCGAAGACCAACGCGGCCACCGACACTGGCCTGATTCCGCCTTCGAAGACGGAATCGGACGATATCGAAGCGCACGATGAATTCGCCACCAGCTACGACGGTACGCGCATTCCGGTGTCGATCATCGCTCAGAAGGGCGTGAAACGCGACGGCTCGCATCCGACCATCGTGTTCGGCTACGGCAGCTATGGGTTGTCGATGGATCCGGTGTACCGTCCGCAATGGAAGGCGTGGGTCGACCACGGCGGCATCGTCGCGGTGTCGCATATGCGCGGCGGTGGCGAGTACGGCGACACGTGGCACCGTGCGGGTCAGAAGCTCTGGAAGATCAACACCATGCTCGATTTCAACGCGAGCGCGCAATACATGATCGACCAGCATTACACGCAGTCGAAATACCTGGGTGCGAACAGTGCGAGCGCCGGCGGTATCGTGATGGGCGGCGCGATGGAGATCAACCCGGCGCTGTTCCGTGTGGTGATGGACGACGTGGGGCTGTCCGACGCGTTGCGCTTCGAAACCGAGCCCAACGGGCCGCCGAACGTGCCTGAAATGGGTTCGTCGTCGGATGAGACGGGCTTCCATGGTCTCTATGCGATGAGTGCTTATGCGCATATCCATGACGGCACGCCGTACCCCGCTGTCATCTTCACGACGGGCGCCAACGATCCGCGTGTGTCCTCATGGCACATGCTGAAGATGGCGGCGCGCATGCAGGCAGCGACGAGCAGTGGCCGGCCGGTGTTGTTGCGCATCGACTTCGACGCGGGCCACGGAATGGGCTCGAGCATGTCGCAGCGTGCCAACCTGCTGGCCGATGAGTGGGCGTTCGCGCTGTGGCAGATGGGTGAGCCGGGCTTCCAGCCGAAGCACTAA
- a CDS encoding prolyl oligopeptidase family serine peptidase produces the protein MTATKSLTLTKNLIPTKSVLALTLAVAFVSSAACSPAWAADGPPVAPVRPVTDTYFGTPVVDNYRYMENLKDPQVQHWMKAQATYTRKVLDAIPGRAALAKRILALGGKDLRRDAFTRRGERLFYEVMDPGANLPKLAYRDGINGEEHVLVDPAKLAKDRAHHYALDWFSPSWDGRYVAYGVSEGGSEESVLHIVDLSTGTQLAESIDRTSDCVVSWRDDNRSFFYLRYPKIGPDTPPSQSEYNAVTRLHVLGQNTDGEGDVAVFGKGVSASLDVPEGQATYVLLTPDSPYAVAVANHNMDDAPNSFYVAPLAQINGSQTPWQQIAAPRDGVTAVRLHGDKLYFLSNKGASRYQILSTPLAHPDIAHADVVVPEGPNVIDSFYLASDAMYISERAGPSFQLKRVSFDGKDTQTIGLPFEGSISSLTTDPRQPGVLFDLQGWVKAPRELAYDPATHAATDTGLIPPAKTESDDIEAHDEFATSYDGTRIPVSIIAKKGTVRDGSHPTIVTGYASYGTSSDPYYDPTLQAWIERGGIVAVSHMRGGGEYGDAWHRAGQKLTKINTLLDFVASAQYMADQHYTQPKLLAANSASAGGIVMGGALEIDPGLFRVILDDVGDSDTLRSETEPNGPPNVPEFGSTSTESGFHGLYSMSSYAHVHDGTPYPAVLFTTGANDPRVASWHMLKMTARVQAATSSGRPVLLRVDYDAGHGIGSSLSQEADQLADEWSFALWQMGEPGFQPKH, from the coding sequence ATGACAGCAACGAAGAGTTTGACACTGACAAAGAATTTGATACCAACAAAGTCTGTTCTTGCCTTAACGCTCGCAGTCGCGTTTGTCTCCTCCGCCGCCTGTTCGCCTGCATGGGCGGCCGACGGCCCGCCTGTCGCCCCGGTACGTCCCGTCACCGATACCTACTTCGGCACACCAGTAGTGGACAACTACCGCTACATGGAAAACCTGAAAGACCCTCAGGTCCAGCACTGGATGAAAGCGCAGGCCACCTACACGCGCAAGGTCCTCGATGCGATTCCCGGCCGTGCTGCGCTGGCGAAGCGCATCCTTGCACTCGGTGGAAAGGATCTGCGCCGCGATGCATTTACACGCCGTGGCGAGCGGCTCTTTTACGAAGTGATGGACCCAGGCGCCAACCTCCCCAAACTCGCGTATCGCGATGGCATCAACGGCGAGGAACACGTTCTGGTCGACCCGGCGAAGCTCGCGAAAGATCGCGCGCATCACTACGCGCTCGACTGGTTCTCGCCGTCGTGGGATGGGCGTTACGTGGCCTATGGCGTTTCCGAAGGTGGCTCGGAAGAGAGCGTGCTGCACATCGTTGATCTGAGCACCGGGACGCAGCTCGCCGAGAGCATCGACCGTACTTCCGATTGCGTGGTTTCCTGGCGCGACGACAACCGCTCGTTCTTCTATCTGCGCTATCCGAAGATCGGCCCCGACACGCCGCCATCGCAATCCGAATATAACGCGGTGACGCGCCTTCACGTACTTGGCCAGAATACCGATGGCGAGGGCGACGTGGCGGTGTTCGGCAAGGGCGTATCCGCGAGTCTCGATGTGCCGGAAGGCCAGGCGACCTACGTGTTGCTGACGCCTGATTCGCCGTACGCGGTGGCGGTTGCCAATCACAACATGGACGACGCGCCGAACTCGTTTTACGTCGCACCGCTCGCGCAGATCAATGGCTCGCAGACCCCGTGGCAACAGATCGCCGCGCCCAGGGATGGCGTGACCGCTGTGCGGCTGCATGGCGACAAACTCTACTTCCTGTCGAACAAGGGTGCTTCCCGCTATCAGATCCTGTCGACGCCGCTCGCGCATCCGGACATCGCGCATGCAGACGTGGTGGTGCCCGAAGGCCCGAACGTGATCGACTCGTTCTATCTCGCCAGCGACGCGATGTATATCAGCGAACGTGCGGGCCCGAGCTTTCAGCTCAAGCGCGTATCGTTCGACGGCAAGGACACGCAGACGATCGGCTTACCGTTCGAGGGCAGCATCTCGAGCCTGACCACTGATCCGCGTCAGCCGGGCGTCCTGTTCGACCTGCAGGGCTGGGTCAAGGCGCCGCGCGAACTGGCCTACGATCCAGCTACCCATGCGGCTACCGACACCGGCCTGATTCCGCCAGCGAAGACCGAGTCGGACGACATCGAGGCACACGACGAGTTCGCTACCAGTTACGACGGCACGCGCATTCCGGTGTCGATCATCGCGAAGAAGGGCACGGTGCGGGACGGCTCGCATCCAACCATCGTGACGGGCTACGCCAGCTATGGCACCTCGTCGGATCCGTACTATGACCCAACCTTGCAGGCGTGGATCGAGCGCGGCGGCATCGTCGCGGTTTCCCATATGCGCGGCGGCGGCGAGTACGGCGATGCGTGGCATCGTGCCGGGCAGAAGCTCACGAAGATCAACACGCTGCTCGATTTCGTCGCCTCGGCGCAATACATGGCCGACCAGCACTACACGCAACCGAAGTTGCTTGCAGCGAACAGCGCAAGCGCAGGTGGCATCGTGATGGGCGGTGCGCTCGAGATCGACCCGGGCCTGTTCCGCGTGATTCTCGATGACGTCGGCGACTCCGACACGCTGCGCTCCGAAACCGAGCCCAACGGACCGCCGAACGTGCCAGAGTTCGGATCGACCTCGACAGAAAGCGGTTTTCACGGCCTCTATTCGATGAGCTCCTATGCTCACGTGCATGACGGCACACCCTATCCGGCGGTGTTGTTCACCACTGGCGCCAACGATCCGCGGGTGGCGTCCTGGCACATGCTGAAGATGACGGCGCGCGTGCAGGCAGCGACCAGCAGCGGGCGCCCGGTGCTGTTGCGGGTCGACTATGACGCAGGCCATGGCATCGGCTCCAGCCTGTCGCAAGAGGCCGATCAACTCGCCGACGAGTGGTCGTTCGCACTCTGGCAGATGGGCGAGCCTGGCTTTCAGCCGAAGCATTAG
- a CDS encoding glutathione S-transferase family protein produces the protein MTYALYYSPGAASMAVHWMLLEAGIPFEARLINIDEGAQHDPEYRRLNPAGRVPTLIVDGVPRHESAALLMLLAERHPDAGLAPAPGSPDRAEWFELMVFMANTVLPAMRDWFYADEDGDPAGAEAVQALAQRRIEQSWERLDALVADGRNWLVGGKLSTADFLAVMLMRWSRNLPCKATNWPYLVPYIQRLRALPSFIELNTREGLSNWSNPAS, from the coding sequence ATGACCTACGCGCTTTATTATTCGCCCGGCGCGGCGAGCATGGCGGTTCACTGGATGCTGCTCGAGGCGGGCATTCCCTTCGAGGCCCGGCTGATCAATATCGACGAGGGCGCGCAACACGACCCCGAGTATCGGCGTCTCAATCCAGCAGGCCGCGTGCCGACGCTCATCGTCGACGGTGTGCCGCGCCACGAATCCGCCGCCTTGCTGATGTTGCTCGCCGAGCGTCATCCGGATGCCGGTCTTGCGCCGGCGCCCGGCTCACCTGATCGCGCCGAGTGGTTCGAGCTGATGGTATTCATGGCCAATACCGTGCTCCCCGCCATGCGTGACTGGTTTTACGCCGACGAGGACGGCGACCCCGCTGGTGCCGAAGCAGTGCAGGCGCTCGCGCAGCGCCGTATCGAACAGTCCTGGGAGCGGCTCGACGCGCTGGTCGCCGACGGTCGCAACTGGCTGGTGGGTGGAAAGCTCAGTACAGCAGATTTTCTTGCGGTGATGCTGATGCGCTGGTCGCGCAATCTGCCGTGCAAGGCTACGAACTGGCCGTACCTGGTGCCCTATATCCAGCGCTTGCGCGCGCTGCCGTCGTTTATCGAGCTGAACACGAGAGAGGGCTTGAGCAACTGGAGCAATCCGGCGAGCTAG
- a CDS encoding lanthionine synthetase C family protein: MLFDPSRHEPLQAIEWDETRVRDCIARIVSQTETQINEDGLWPAHPRDGSDEDNPRAPLTPLYHGACGVVWALGYLEAVGAVKLQRDPLAHTATLRTLNRRWLEKEECTFFASWMMGETPWLMLEYGRTPSEALAGQLADLINGNLDNPTRELMWGSPGTLLAASFLHEHTQDERWAELFRKTAAQLASELKWSEEHGCHYWTQDMYGSQTTYLDGVHGFVGTALPLIRGRHLLDAASWSEWEQRIVNTVQRTATLEDNHANWRAFLTLPEGRTPRWLMQLCHGAPGFIVCLAQLPSRELDSMLLAGGEATWAAGPLAKGSNLCHGTGGNGYAFLVLYQRTGDVKWLQRARAFAMHGIAQTEADEAAYGQLRYSLWTGDPGFAIYLWDCLRGQAAFPTLDVFYSSAT; the protein is encoded by the coding sequence ATGCTTTTCGATCCGAGCCGTCACGAGCCTCTGCAAGCAATCGAATGGGATGAAACACGGGTGAGAGATTGCATCGCCCGGATCGTCAGCCAAACGGAAACTCAGATTAACGAGGACGGACTGTGGCCAGCCCACCCTCGCGACGGCAGCGATGAAGATAATCCACGCGCGCCGCTAACGCCGCTTTATCACGGCGCGTGTGGAGTCGTTTGGGCACTTGGCTATCTTGAAGCGGTTGGCGCGGTCAAGCTTCAGCGCGATCCGTTGGCGCATACGGCAACGCTGCGCACGTTGAATCGGCGGTGGCTCGAAAAGGAAGAGTGCACATTCTTCGCTTCGTGGATGATGGGCGAAACGCCGTGGCTGATGCTCGAATACGGACGCACGCCGAGCGAAGCGCTGGCCGGGCAGCTTGCCGATCTGATCAATGGCAATCTCGACAATCCCACCCGCGAACTCATGTGGGGTTCGCCGGGCACGCTGCTCGCCGCGTCGTTCCTTCATGAGCACACTCAGGACGAACGCTGGGCCGAGCTGTTTCGCAAGACCGCTGCGCAACTTGCGAGCGAACTGAAGTGGTCGGAGGAACATGGCTGCCACTACTGGACGCAGGACATGTATGGCTCGCAGACGACTTATCTCGACGGCGTGCATGGTTTCGTGGGAACTGCGTTGCCGCTGATTCGCGGTCGCCATCTGCTCGACGCTGCCAGCTGGAGCGAATGGGAACAACGCATCGTCAATACCGTGCAACGCACCGCGACACTCGAGGACAACCACGCAAACTGGCGCGCGTTTCTCACGCTACCGGAAGGCCGCACGCCGCGCTGGCTCATGCAGCTGTGCCATGGCGCACCTGGTTTCATTGTCTGCCTCGCGCAGTTGCCGAGCCGTGAACTGGATTCGATGCTGCTTGCGGGTGGGGAGGCGACATGGGCTGCGGGGCCGCTAGCGAAGGGCTCTAACCTGTGTCACGGGACGGGCGGCAATGGTTATGCGTTTCTGGTGCTCTACCAGCGTACCGGCGACGTCAAATGGCTCCAGCGCGCGAGGGCATTTGCGATGCATGGCATTGCGCAGACTGAGGCTGATGAAGCGGCTTACGGACAATTGCGCTATTCGCTTTGGACCGGAGACCCGGGATTCGCGATCTACCTGTGGGACTGCCTGCGCGGGCAGGCCGCGTTTCCGACGCTGGACGTTTTCTACAGCAGCGCCACGTAA